The Haloterrigena turkmenica DSM 5511 genome includes the window TCGGGTATGCCTTGCCTTCGGGGCAATCCGGGCGGCACGATCCCGCGACCTCGCGACGATGCCGCGACAGACCGTCGCTCTCAGAACGGCCCGCCGTGGACGAGCCCTTCCATGACAGTTCGTTCGGCCCGCCGGAGCAACTCCCCTGCCGTCCCGCTCGAGCAATCCAGCCGATCCGCGACGTCCTCGAGGGACCCGTCCCGGGTCGTGTGGTAGTAGCCGCAGTCGACGGCCGCGGAAACGGCTTCGAACTGGCGCTGGGTCAAATCCGCCCGCGTGTCGATTCGCCCGGCGCAGTACGTACCGATCGAGCGGACGTCGACGTGCGCCATATCGGCCACGTCGTCGACCGCTGTCTGGATCGCCTCGTCGGGACCGACCGCCGTCAGTCGTATCGTCCCGTCGGCGCGGAACGCTACCGGCGGGATGATGATCAGACCCGGTTGTTCGATCGCGTTCACGAACGTTCGGTCGGCCCCCGTCAGCGACTCCCGCACGTACAGGTAGAAGGAATCGTCGCGACACGGTGCGAGTTCGTAATCGAGCACCGTGGGTGCGTCCTCGAGGGCGTGCTCGTAGGGGACTTGTGGACCGTCGATATAGAACAGCATCGCGTATTCGTCGCCGTACTGATGGCCGTAGAGCAGCCTCGATGCGGTATACCCCTCGTGTTCGACGATGAACTGGTGCATTAGATGCTGCTCGGCCGGTGGTCGCTGCAGGGTCACCTCGAGATAGCGCATTTCGCTGCTCGAGATACGTCCGCTGCTGCCTACAAAGCTACCGTCTCGACGGACCGACGGACGGCGGATCGAACGCCGCCAGGAGGGGTTATAAACACCCCTCATAGATGCGGATCAAGTCGAACGATCGTGCCGGACGATTCTCCACGTGTCATGACGACTCCACGTGTGCAGCCGGCTCGTGACGCGGAGTGGCCGGACGTTCGAACCGAGGGGAGCGACCTGATCCGGGCGGCCGGCGTCGCGGGCGCGGGCGGCGCCGGCTTTCCGTCCTACGCGAAGTGGACGGACCTCGACGCGGTCGATTCCCTCCTGGTGAACCACCAGGAGAGCGAACCGAACTACTACATCGACAAGTGGCTCGGGAAGACCCGCGCGGAGACGTTCGCCGCGCTGTTCGACGCATTGCTCGAGCGAGCGTTCGACCGGATCGTCGTCAGCGCGAAATGGAAAGACCGCGATGAATACGTGCGGGACCTCGAGACCGAAACCGGTGGAACGGTGATTCCACCGGCCGAACTGCCGCTCGACCGGGACGAGGAATCGGGCGTCGTGTTCGCCTACACGGAGAACAAGTACCAGTACGGGATGGAAAGTGTCCTGCTCAAGACAGTCGACGGCACGGTTATCGGAACCGATCTTCCGACCG containing:
- a CDS encoding helix-turn-helix domain-containing protein, yielding MRYLEVTLQRPPAEQHLMHQFIVEHEGYTASRLLYGHQYGDEYAMLFYIDGPQVPYEHALEDAPTVLDYELAPCRDDSFYLYVRESLTGADRTFVNAIEQPGLIIIPPVAFRADGTIRLTAVGPDEAIQTAVDDVADMAHVDVRSIGTYCAGRIDTRADLTQRQFEAVSAAVDCGYYHTTRDGSLEDVADRLDCSSGTAGELLRRAERTVMEGLVHGGPF